Below is a genomic region from Alphaproteobacteria bacterium SS10.
CCGCGATTAAATCTACCGACAGGCGGCTCTCGCGATCTCTGGCTGAGATGGCAAATAAAGCCAATCCAAATGTCGTTCGCTGACGTACAGTGATGCGAAATTAGGTTGGCGTAAATCCAAGTCGGTGTATTCAATAGCGCTGGGGCGGCAACCTAGAACAAGCATCAAACCCGATAGTGGGATTGATGGTTAAGGTAGTGAAGACCCCCATGCGTTCTGCGTCTGACATTTCAATGTTTTCGAAACTAGGCCTCCAGCTTCGGCAATTTGCCCTGTTGGGCGTTGTTGTTGCCAGCCTTTCCGCCTGCGCCAGCACTGGCAGCGGCGTTGCAGAGGATGGGGTTTACGACCCAATTGAACCGTTCAACCGCGGTGTTTTCGAATTCAACGATGCGGTTGATGAGGTTGCGCTAGAGCCAGCGGCACAGCTCTATCGCGATACCCTGCCACGTGAAATCCGCGTCGGTATCTCGAATGTCCTTCGCAACCTTCGCACCCCAGTGATCTTTGGTAACCAGGTCCTGCAAGGCGACCTTGAAGGCGCCGGCAACGCGCTGGTTCGTTTTGTTACCAACACCCTGGCTGGTCTTGGCGGTCTTTTGGACCCAGCTGGCGAGAATGGTTACGAGTATGAATATGAAGATTTCGGCCAAACCCTAGCAGTTTGGGGCGTTGGTGAGGGCCCGTATCTGGTGCTACCACTGCTTGGCCCATCCAACGTTCGTGACACGGTTGGCTTCATCGTTGACAGCCTAGCCGACCCGATCAGCATCATCGCCGACAACCAGCATGTGGGCGCCGAGTACACAATCGCGTCCAGCGGTGCCTTCGCCATCTCTGAGCGGGCGAAGGCTTTGGCCGCTATCCGCGAGATCAAGGACAGCTCGGTCGATTACTACGCCACCTTGCGGAACCTCTATCAGCAGCGCCGCGATGGCCTGATTGCCGATGGTGCACCCGATATCGACATTCCAAACTTCGATGACATCTCAGACATCGATGATGAGCCGATTGACCCTGCAGAGCAGGCTGCCGCTCTGCCGCCATCCATCATGGGCGGTGCACGGCTTGCTGAGCAGGTCGAGTAAAGCTCAGGCTGGCGGTCGTGCATTGCTCGCTTGCCCCGGCCACACCAACTTTATAGGTATGCAGTCAAAGACGGTACTCACCTAAGCTATGGTGATCCCGAAGAGTGTTTGCCGGGCGCTCGCTGAACGGACACTGACCAGCGGTCGCACATAGATCCAGGAAGATAACTGCCATGAACCGCCGCCAATTTATTGCAGCGCTTACGCTATCAACCGGATTGGTTTCCGTTCTGCCGTCACTTGCCACCGCGCAAAGCAATGAGGCTGCAGAGGCTTTTATCAAGCAGACGGGTGATGAGGTCATCGCCGCCCTAAAGGATGGCTCTGCCAAGGGCGCAAACGCCTCCGGTTGGTTCAGCGATATGCTTGGCCGTACCATGGATATCGAGACCATGGGACGCTTCACCCTGGGCCGCTTTTGGCGTTCAGCCAGCCCAGCCCAACGTAGTGAGTTCCTAGACGCCTTCCGCGACAACCTCGTGGCCGTCTATAGCCGCCGCTTGCAGGAGTATTCCGGCGAAGACTTCCAGATCATCAGCAGCCGCCCACAAAGCAAAGACACGCTGGTCACCACCCGCATCACCTCACCCACCGGTCAGGCAATCGATGCTGATTGGCGCGTGCGCGACCAAGGTGATGGCTCTTACCGCGTGATCGATTTCGTGGTTGGCAATGTCAGCCTGCTAGCCAGCCAGCGCTCTGAATACGCCTCGGTGATCCAACGCAATGGCGGGTCAATCGATGCGCTGATCCAAGCCATCCGCGCCAAAACGGCTGAGGCTGGCTAGGCCATGACAGGCATCACCGACCACCCCGGCGTGGTCCTGGTGAACCCTTTCACCATATTTGACGGCAAGGAAGATGCCTTCCTAGCACTCTGGGATCAGACTGAACCGCTATTCCGGGAGCATCCGGGTTATGGCCGCGCCCGCTTGTTGCGCGCAATTCCCGGTCAGGTCGCCAATCAGAAGGCGCCGTTCACCCATGTGAATATCGCTGAATGGCGAAGTGCCGCCGATTATGAGGAAGCATTACGCCACCCCGACCTTCGCAAGATCGGGGGGCAATATCTCAAGATATCGACGTTTAATCCGGCCCTCTATGAGGTTATCCGGGACATTGCGGCGGATCGCGACTAGCGAAGCTAACTAAGCTTATCGCTCAAGCGGCTTATACTTAAGCCGGGTTGGCGTGTCGGCATCATCGCCGAGGCGACGACGACGATCAGCTTCGTAATCCTCATAGTTCCCTTCAAACCAAACCACCTGGCTGTCGCCCTCATAGGCGAGGATGTGGGTGGCAATACGGTCGAGGAAGAAGCGATCGTGGCTGATGATTACCGCACAACCTGGGAAGCGGGTCAGCGCATCCTCAAGCGCGGACAGGGTCTCGGTGTCCAGATCGTTGGTTGGCTCATCGAGCAGCAGAACATTCGCACCGCTTTTCAGCATCTTCGCCAAGTGAACGCGGTTGCGCTCACCACCGGATAGGACCTCCACCTTCTTCTGCTGGTCACCGCCCTTGAACCCGAAGGTGCCTACATAGGCACGGGACTGCATGGATTTCTTACCCAGTTGGATTTCGTCATGACCGCCTGAGATTTCCTCCCAGACATTCTTCTTGCCATCCAGGCTGTCGCGGCTCTGATCCACATAACCGAGATGCACGGTGTCACCGACTTTGATCTCGCCGCTATCTGGCGTTTCCTGACCGGTGATCATCTTAAACAGGGTGGTTTTACCCGCACCGTTGGGCCCGATAATGCCGACGATACCACCGCGTGGCAGGTTGAAGCTCAGATCCTCAATTAGCATGTGGTTGCCGAAGCCCTTACGGATGTTCTTCGCTTCAATCACATTATCGCCGAGGCGATCTGGCGTGGGGATCAGGATCTGGGCGGTGCCCGGCGCCTGATCATTTGAGGCGTTCATCAACTCCTCATAGGCATTGATACGGGCCTTGGATTTCGCCTGACGGGCCTTTGGCGACTTGCGGATCCACTCAAGCTCAGTGGAGAGGGTGCGCTGACGTGCGGCCTCTTCCCGGGCCTCTTGGGCCAAACGCTTTTGCTTCTTCTCAAGATAGGCGGAGTAGTTGCCCTCATAAGGAATACCGCGACCACGATCGAGCTCAAGAATCCAGCCGGTGACATTGTCGAGGAAGTAACGATCGTGGGTGACCATCACGACGCAGCCTTCATATTCCTGCAGGGTCCGCTCAAGCCAGGCGACGGTTTCGGCATCCAGGTGGTTGGTCGGCTCATCAAGCAGAAGCATGTCAGGCTTAGACAGCAGCAGCTTACAAAGCGCCACGCGGCGACGCTCACCACCAGAGAGTTTGTCGATGGACCAATCGCCGGGCGGGCAGCGAAGCGCGTCCATGGCAATCTCGGCCTTGCGCTCAAGATCCCAAGCATCGGCGGCATCGATCTGCTCTTGCAGCTCGGCCTGACGCTCGATCAGGGCGTTCATCTCATCATCATCGGTGACCTCGCCGAACTTCATGGAGACGTCGTTGAACTCTTTAACCAGCTCAACCAGCTCACCCATGCCATCCAGCACGTTCTCCTGAACGGTCTTCTTCTCGTCGAGCTCAGGTTCCTGGGACAGGTAGCCGACCTTGGCGCCGTCAGCGGCCCAGGCCTCACCATTGAACTCTTTATCGATGCCAGCCATCAGGCGCATCAGGGTCGACTTACCAGCACCGTTCGGGCCCAGCACGCCGATCTTTGCATCGGGGAGGAAGTTGAGATTGATGTTCTCAAGAACCTTCTTGCCACCAGGATACGCCTTGGTGACGCCGGACATGTGATAGACGTATTGATAAGAGGCCATGATTTTCCTGCCCAAGATTACGGTGCGGAATTCGTCTTAACTGGGATAAGGCGCCAAGGAAGCGCGGCGCCGCCGATTAGCTACGCGAAAGGTCCATAGGGATGCAACAACCGAAATGCCGATTTGGCCTGCATTTGGGCATTGTTTCCGCCTTATTCATGGCGATGGTGACACCCGCCCACGCAGCCCCGGCACAAGCGCATGAGGAATGCGCCGTAACCGGCGTTGTTCAAGACGTCAGCGTTAGAACCGTCGAGAGGGATAAAGAGTGGGCGAAATCCTGGGGCATCGCTGGCAGCATCGACTATGTCGATGTGACGATGGCGGTCAGCGAGAGCGTTGAGCAAGGGGCCGGGGGCATCAATAACTGCGCTGATAAGCTGGGCGACCATACCTTCCAGCTCCGCGAAGGTTCCGCCTGGTACTTCCGCCTTAGAAACGATGGCAAATGCCTAAAGGCGATGAGCCAGGTTAGCGGTGATGAGTTCGGCATTGGCGACTACCTCTATGATATCGAGGTTCTGGAAGACGATGCCTGCGGCACCGTCGGCAACTAACCCCTGAGGGAGGTTAGAAGAACTGACCAGCTTTTAACGTCCCGTGCCTTCAGATCCTCAACCAAGTGTCCGTAAAGCTTGGCCGTGACCAGGGCATCCCCCAGCGCACTGTGCCGACCAAACACATCGATCTGATAGTCCGCTGCCGCATCATCCAGGGCAGGCACACCAGCACCGCCATGAACCAGTTGGTGGAGGGCGGCCGTATCCAGCGATGGCGGCCGTGTCCAGCTAAGCCCAGCCAGGCGTAACTCCCGCTCAATGATCGCGATGTCGAAACCAATATGGTGGCCGACCAAGATCGTGTTCTCAAAACGTGGCGCCAATAGCGGCCAGATATCAGCAAAGACCGGCGCATCCACCACCAACGCATCGGTGATGCCGTGGACGCTGGCCGCCAGTGATGGGATCGGCTGTCCCGGGTTCACCACCAGATCAATGGCTGATTGGGGATAGGGCTCAGTGCCGTGCAGGCGGATGGCGCCGACCGACACCATGCGGTCGCTAGCTGTGTTTAGTCCCGTCGTCTCACAATCGAGGACCAGGATTGGTAGCTCACCAAGCGGCGTGTCATCGGTAACCGCGACAGCAACTGGGGTTGCATCATGCAGATGCATATCGTGCTCGACGGCGCCTGCCCCCCCCTGTGGCTCCGCATCGGCAGGGCCGGGTAGCACCAGGATATAGCCCCCATCGGTCAGGGCGGTTGCCCGCATATTGGCAACGCTGCCGTCGCTGATGCCGACATCGCAGGCCACCGTACTGCCGGTATCCTTGGCCGCCTTCTCTAACAACGGCATTAGGCTCGCCTGCTGTAACAGGACGAACACCGACGCGCCAAGATGCAGACGCTCATCACCAAAACGGGCTAGGGCGGAATGATTGAACAGGCTGACCACACCGGTTGCGGTCACAACCAACAATGCATCATCCAGCGTCGCCAGGATGGCGTTCAGCCGTTCCTCAACCGCCGTGCGGGCGGCATGTCCCTTGGCACCCAAATCACCAACGGCGTCAGCTAGGCGGATCAATTCATCGGTCTGCCCTGGTTTTGCCGACCAGCTGGGCGGCATCTTGCGCAGGCCAGAGGCCGCGACCATCACATCGCCACGCAAACGCTCAATATCGTTGAACAGGCTGTTGGTCAGAACCAGGGCGGCCGCCAGCAACAGCAAGGCCGCCATGGTGAAGGCACCACCGGCAAGCCAGACCCAGCCCGGCGGGTCGTAACGCATAAGAATGGTGCCGACGATCACCACGCCCAGAACGACACTAAGTCCAATTCCAGCGATCAGCCCCCGAAAGGCGCGACGTTGATTGGCGGGCATGGGTTAGAAACCATTGGCTATCGACAGCATTCGGCTGCCTGACACAACCCAATGAGTATGTCGCGATCTGCCCATTAGAAAAGCCGCAAATGCAGTGATGACATTGATCAGCGGGCCCCGCTTAAGAAAGGCGCCATGTGGATCGTTTTCATAAACTGCGAAATCCACGGCCAAAATCACCGCCCAAAACCGGCGAAATTGGATGAGATAGTCAATACGCGACACCATCAACCAGACTGTCTACTTTTCAGAAATAATTAGCAAAATCAAAGCGCTAATTAACCCGTGACATAAAAGTGAAACAGTTTTCTCTTCGCACTTTCTAGGCGGCCCTTATCCTAGCGTCATGGCAGCCCTGCGTTTTCGGTATGTGGATAACGAGGCCGCAGGGGAAACCGCCATCTCAACACGATGTCTGAAGACAAAACTGACTTTTAGGTTGCTATGGGATTGCCCCAGCAAAAATCGACAATGGCGAACCACTCATCCGTTCCAGTGGTCGACGCCGTGATGAATGCCGAAGATGAATTGGCACTGATCACGGCTGAGCTTGAGCTGACCCACCTGACCTCCGTCAGCTACCGGCGCCGCGACGGCAGCCTAATCGGCCACCAGGCCGATGGCGGCACCCGCGACCTCGGTCGTCTCGCCAAGCCAATGGTTGGCCGCCTTCAGGCACAGACCACCGTTCTGCTGGTTGTTCAGCAGGGTCAGCAGCTCAAAGAGCGCGTGCTGCCCCTGACCCGAATGCCCTGACACACCCAAGACAAAGACAACAAGAACCGCCGCCCAAGGCGCGATCAAACCGCTAGGTACTCGCTATGATGAAACATTCTGACCTGCCAAAGCTTCCTGAGGCATTCGCCCGCTTCCTAGGCCGTGGCGGCCTCACTGGCGCCCCAACCGATGGCAGCAAAGAAGCGCCAAAGCGCCGCCCATTCGGCAACGCCATCCGCGCCCTTGGCTTGGTTGGTGTCGCAGCACTCGCGCTGACCATTCCTGGCACGACCAACAACGGCGCTGCCGCAGCGCATACCGCCGGCCCGAACGCCGCCGCCGTTCAGGAAGAGAAATCACGCCTGCAGCAGCATCTCGACCGAGGTGTTGAGATGACCTGGTTCCATTCCTCCGTCCGGCCGATGTCGACGGTTATGTATTTCGACCGCAATCGCCTAACCATGTCGGTTGAGCGTCATGGCGGCATTGATACGCCACCAGAGGCGGAAGGTGTGTTGCCGTTCAGCGCATTCATGCAGATCAAGAGCATGCAAATCCGGATGGAGATCAACAACACCGTCCGGACCGCAACCGGCATGCTGGAACAACTGCCCGACTGGGACGGTCCAGATGCCAACCCGCATTACGACACGTTGCGAGAGTTGGTCGGCAAGTTCAAAGGCCAAATCCCAAGTGAGCCACGCCCCATCAAGGATGTGGTTAAGGATGCGGAGTTCCTGCTCAACCAGGCGATGATCTTGGCCGAGTTCAATGATGTTGATTTCGATGGCCCGGCGACCCAGGTCCAAATGACCAAGATCAAGGAAACCCAGATCGATGCCTTGATCATGGATATGGCGATCAATGCCCGCGCCCGCCTTGAGCAACAAGACGCCCAAGAGAGCCTGGAGTTCCTGCGCCAGCTTCGTCCGCCAGAGCAGCCTAAAAAGGACCCGAATGAAGGGATGCTGGTGAACAATGACGGCGAAGTCATGATGCCGAGCATGCGCTTACAGCGCGTGGATATGCGCCCAATCTAACCGGGCCTACCCACCCCCGCCGGGGATTGGTATCCAAACCAGCTGAAGCCATGGGTGGTTCACCCAAATCATCCAGTTGTGATTACCAAACTGGGCGATATAGACCTGCGCAATCACACCAAACCAGGCGGCCAGCACACCGGCGCCCAGAATGATCCGCTGAACCCTGCCACTGAAGCGAACCAGCATGCGCCACCACCAACGGGTCGGCGCCGGTATTGGTTCTGGCTTAATACTCAGGGTATTCAGGATCCGCCGCTCCTCAGGCCGCAACTCCTCGATAGAAAAGACACCCCTTGCCAAACCATCCATCAAGCTGGCGGCATAGAACCGGGCGGCCAACTGCTTCAGGACTATCCCGACCAACAACAGATAGATTAGGGCTGCCCAGGCAAACTGCCGGGCAAACTCGGCCAGCTGCTCGGGCGTAAACTCATCAAAGCCTGCAACGCTGTCGGGAAAGAAAAACGGCGCAAAACGTAGGGCGCTATATCCGGCGCCAGCGGCCACCGCGATCAATGCAATCACAACGGTAAGCCAAGGGCGCTGCGTCATCAGCCGCCAGTTTAGGTGCCAGTCATAACAGCTGCGCCAGCCGGCCACCGATTGCCGCCCGATGGAAAAGCTGAAATAGGCGGCCATAGGCACAAACCAGGCAATACCGATCAGGGCAACGGTGGGCCCAACCCAGGCCTGCTCATATCCCTTATTGAATGAGTTCTCCCAACCACCCCACCAGGAGAACAGCATCAGTATCTGTCCCGGGAGTAAGAGGACCCACGCATTGAAGGTGGCGCCTAAACCAGCGGCAAGGTTCTGCCGCAGGGCGCCCGTTAGTTTCCGAAACCACTTGGCGATACCGCTGCCAAGCTCGGACCGTGGGCGCTCATCAATCAACCAGCTGGGTGGTCGCCCGGCCCGCCAGCCCGGCACCATATCCATCACCGCCTTGGCCTGATCGGCAGCAGGCAATGGCGACAAACCAGCCCAGAGCCAGATCGCACGGTGCCTCGCCCAGCGCAGTAACCAACCGGCGATCAACAGACTGCCGAGCGGGTGCAGGCAAAGCAGCGCGCCAACAACCATGCGCACAATGAATTCGATAAGCCGCCGCATAAACCCAGGCGCACGCAACCTGGCATCTGGCTTACGCACCGTCGACCGATCGACCGGCAGATCATCGCCTGATATCACCGCATCCGTTGTCAAAACGCGGCCTCCAGCACCCGGCCTTCAGACAAGTTGGTCTGGAAACCCATCAACTGGCCCACCGTGTTGGCGACATCAATCTGCTGAACCGGCGTATCGACAATCTGACCGGCGCGAATGCCTGGCCCCACCAACAGCCCCCAGATTTCGAACGAACTCTTGCTCTTGAAGTGGTGCTGATAGGGAACCGACATGAGGTCATTACTGTCCCGACCACAATCCGGAACGATGACCAAGACCGTATTGGCCCGATACTCCGGATCGGCATTGATTGCGGTTACCAGTTCCTCCAGCCCCTGATCGATCACCGTAATGCCGCGGGTATAGTGGCTGGAGTTACCCCAGTGGACGTAATCGGGATCCTGATAGTTGATCATCATCAGCTTCGGTCGCAGCTGCCGCATGGCGCGGATGGCAAGCTCAGTCAAAAGCCGGTCGCCACGCGGGTTTTTGAACCCATCCTCCCCGTAATGCTTGCGCCATTCTGACCAGAATTGGTTGAGGCGCTCGGTGCCGATCTGTTCGTTGACGCCGCGATAATCGAAGCTCTCCATCTCCTCGAGCTCTTTGGCAATCACCTCCCGCTCCTCAACCGGTAAATCACCGGCCAGCTTCTGCCGGGCGAGCCAGCGCTTATAGCGGTAGAGGCTAACCGTCTCGGCCCGATAATCGAGGCCGTACTGGAAGTGCTTACTGAAGGTGTAGAACTCTTCCTGCTTGCGGTCCTCACCGTTGATGATCAGCGCCTCATCCGGCTGGATCGCGAAAGTGCCACGCAGATACTCAAACAAGGTTGGGACCTGGGATTCATAGCGAAGACCGAATGAGCGACCCTCGATATCCTTATATTCCTCATACTTACCGGTGAGGATGTAGAGCGTACCCTCCCCATGGCTGGGGACCGCACCCTCCTCCTCCGCCATTGTCATGTTGGTGAATAGGGTACCGGCGGGTGCCAGGACATGACGCAGATAAGGGGCGTAGGTGTGATCTGGGTCGATCGTCTCTCGCCGCCTGACCCCACCACCGAAGCGAACGATGATCACATTGGGCCCGGCATAGGGTGCGAGGATTGCTGGGCTGTTCTGTGCGAAGACTTGGCCAGCGGGCGCATAAGCAGCGCCAAGAGCGGCGGCCCCCATGCCCAAAAAGCGCCTGCGATATAACTCTGAAGGGGCGTCAGGTGGTGACTCTGGCGGTGTTTTGTCCATGGTGCGCCCCGCTTTGTTTTATCGTTAGAACAAAAGCTTAGCGGATCAACACAACCATCGCCAACCCACCATCAGCAACACACGGTTGGATCATGCCTCTCCCTGCGCGCCCCGCGACTTCCCAAGGCGTTGCGCGAGGAGCAGGCTCTTAACCGGGGGATGGGCGTTGCAACCGATTGGTGCAGTGTGATGACGTTTAAAGACCATTTCTCAACCCAGGCCGCCACCTATGCTGCGGCCAGGCCTCGCTACCCCGACGGGCTGTTCGCCTATCTGGCTGATGCCTCGCCAGCACGGGATGCCGTGCTTGATGTCGCCACCGGCAATGGGCAGGCCGCACTCTCCCTTGCCAAGCACTTCCGACAAGTGACCGGCATCGACGGCTCCCAAAACCAGATCGACAACGCGACACCGGCTGAGAACGTGCATTATGAATGCGCAAAGGCTGACGCCCTGCCGCTGCCGGATGAGAGTGTTGATCTAGTCACCGTCGCCCAGGCGCTGCATTGGTTCCCACTAGAGGAGTTCTACGCCGAGGCACGACGTGTGTTGCGGCCGAAAGGGCTGATCGCGGCTATCACCTACAACACGCCGAGGTTCGACAGCCCGGATATCAATGATGCGGTCGATATCCTTTATGAGGATATTCTGGGCCCTTACTGGCCACCGGAGCGGCGACACGTTGAAGCTGGCTACACCGATCTGCCCTTCCCCTTTGACCCGATCACAGTGCCGGACTTTGAGATGACCACCCAGTGGTCCTTGGAGATGCTGACCGAGTATGTAAACAGCTGGTCAGCCACCAACATCTATAAGCGTGAAACCGGGATCGACCCGGTTCCAGATGCCATGCCAAAGATTAAGGAAGTGTGGGGATCACCGGATCGCATCAGGCTGGTTCGGTTCCCGTTAAGCGTGATTGCTGGCCGCGCCTAATCGGCGAACTCTCGATCCTTGAGCTTCAGCAGACGGTCAACAACATCCGTCTCCTTATGCCCGGTCATAAGCATGTGAACATTCTCAAGGTTCGCGACCCAGCGGAAGCTTTGAATATCGCTGTTAATCGGGCGGTCAAAGATTTCGCGGATCTCTGTCGCCGCCTTCATCCACTCTTTCGGGCAATGCTCGTCTTCTGGGCGATACCAGAGCGAAATCACATGCTGCAGCGCCTTCACCTCAGCGCGGTAATGCTCATGGATCTCGTTATAAGAGCCCTGGGCATCATCACGTTCACCGGCCAGAACCTGGGCAACCGTTCGACCAGCCAAGCCACCGAACGAGACACACAGCGTGACACCCTGTGACAGCAGCGGGTCGAGGAAACGGGCGGCATCGCCAACCGCAATCCAATTAGCACCGGAGGTCACCGTACTCTCATAAGAGTAGTCAGGGTGCCGGTAATGGTGGTCCGGGTCCTGCGGATTGCCGAGGTAGTCGACCACATTAGCCTGATCAAATTTGAACAGCTTCGCTTCAGGCATGTCGTTCAAGCGCTTGAAGAAGCCACCTTCCCATTCATCAGACACAATCCCGACCGAGATCAGGTCGTCCTTCAGCCTGGCAATCCAGGCCCAGCCACGGCCGAATGAGATGATGTTCGATCCTTCTTTATAGAAGCCGAGCTTCTCCGCCTCCTCGTACTCAATCTTACTGAAGTAGGTGTAGCGGGAAGACATGGCCCGAATGCTAAGCGGGACACGTTTGCCAATCTTCTTAGGAATGATCGCGGCCTGGCCACTGGCATCAACCACCTGCGCTGGGCGGATCTTTTCCTCGGTGCCATCGGGATGCTCTAGGGACGCGCCCATGACCATGGTGTGCTCACCCTGGCTAGCGATCCGCAGATCCTTAACCTTCGCTGGAATGAACTTGGCACCACGCTTGATAGCGATATCGAGAAGGGTTCGGTCAAACTCATGGCGCGGCACCATCATGGTGTACCAATCACCATCTTCGGCGACCAACTCCTCGGGATAGTCACCGCGATCCACATCGGCAACCCACGGATCTGAGTTGTGAACCCGCCAGGGGGAACGATCTTTGCCATGAACAAAGGTGAAGCCAAATTTGCGGCCCCAGCCATGACGCTCTTGGGCTGCCTTGATCTCTGGAACCAGATCAAAGCGGTCGAGCTCCATCATGGTATTGGTCAGTAGAATTTCGCCGATACGATGTCGTTCACCCGGATCTTTATCGACAATCACAACCCGCAGCTCCGGGTTCTCTTTAAGCGCCCCAATCGCGGCCATACAGCCGGCAGGCCCAGCACCAATCACCAGAACATCGACAGAATTCATCAGGTCTTGCCCCCAAAAACATCGAACCCCACGGCAATGTCTGATCGCCTAAAGCGTTCAAAATCAAAACCGTATAGGTCAGCAAAATACTGCAATTCAGTAATCTGTGCCATCGCGGACCAAGCTCAACCCCGCGCCAAATGTCGCTCTTGCCTGCCAACAACGCGATCCGGGCGTGACCTACGGCAAATTGACCGGCGTCTCCCGCTGCGCGCCAAAACAGTTAAATATATGGATTTATTGCGAAATTCTGACAGACTAGGTTGGACAAACACCCTTTAGGATAGCGATTGTGCGGATCAGTATCGGCACAGAGTTGCCCAATTGGTGGATATGCTCAAAAATACGCTATCTCGATGGGAAGCAGGGATTTTGATGGATTGGGATGCTTGATCGGGCAGTAAATACAGGGCCAACAGGCAGCAACGGACCGCCGGGGGTCAATGGTTCGTCTGAGCTGTTGGACACCCTGATCATCAATCTGGATTATGTTGGCAGCTGCGCCGGCAGCTGTCCCGTCTGCGCGTTGAGTGCCATTGAGCGCAAGCGGCAGCAGGCCTTCCTAAACCTTGATCAGATCGAACACGCGCTGGATGAGGCAGCGGCCCAAGGTGCCACCCAGGCCGAAAACCTGGTTCTCGGCATTGGCCGGGGAAATGTGCTCGACCTTGGCCCAGACACTGCTGACCGCCTGAATGAAATCGCCCATGCAGCGAGCGATCGGTTCCAGTTCAATCATGGCCTGGCGGAGATTGCGACCTCTGTGATGGGCC
It encodes:
- a CDS encoding VacJ family lipoprotein codes for the protein MFSKLGLQLRQFALLGVVVASLSACASTGSGVAEDGVYDPIEPFNRGVFEFNDAVDEVALEPAAQLYRDTLPREIRVGISNVLRNLRTPVIFGNQVLQGDLEGAGNALVRFVTNTLAGLGGLLDPAGENGYEYEYEDFGQTLAVWGVGEGPYLVLPLLGPSNVRDTVGFIVDSLADPISIIADNQHVGAEYTIASSGAFAISERAKALAAIREIKDSSVDYYATLRNLYQQRRDGLIADGAPDIDIPNFDDISDIDDEPIDPAEQAAALPPSIMGGARLAEQVE
- a CDS encoding ABC transporter substrate-binding protein, with the protein product MNRRQFIAALTLSTGLVSVLPSLATAQSNEAAEAFIKQTGDEVIAALKDGSAKGANASGWFSDMLGRTMDIETMGRFTLGRFWRSASPAQRSEFLDAFRDNLVAVYSRRLQEYSGEDFQIISSRPQSKDTLVTTRITSPTGQAIDADWRVRDQGDGSYRVIDFVVGNVSLLASQRSEYASVIQRNGGSIDALIQAIRAKTAEAG
- a CDS encoding antibiotic biosynthesis monooxygenase, whose protein sequence is MTGITDHPGVVLVNPFTIFDGKEDAFLALWDQTEPLFREHPGYGRARLLRAIPGQVANQKAPFTHVNIAEWRSAADYEEALRHPDLRKIGGQYLKISTFNPALYEVIRDIAADRD
- the ettA gene encoding energy-dependent translational throttle protein EttA, encoding MASYQYVYHMSGVTKAYPGGKKVLENINLNFLPDAKIGVLGPNGAGKSTLMRLMAGIDKEFNGEAWAADGAKVGYLSQEPELDEKKTVQENVLDGMGELVELVKEFNDVSMKFGEVTDDDEMNALIERQAELQEQIDAADAWDLERKAEIAMDALRCPPGDWSIDKLSGGERRRVALCKLLLSKPDMLLLDEPTNHLDAETVAWLERTLQEYEGCVVMVTHDRYFLDNVTGWILELDRGRGIPYEGNYSAYLEKKQKRLAQEAREEAARQRTLSTELEWIRKSPKARQAKSKARINAYEELMNASNDQAPGTAQILIPTPDRLGDNVIEAKNIRKGFGNHMLIEDLSFNLPRGGIVGIIGPNGAGKTTLFKMITGQETPDSGEIKVGDTVHLGYVDQSRDSLDGKKNVWEEISGGHDEIQLGKKSMQSRAYVGTFGFKGGDQQKKVEVLSGGERNRVHLAKMLKSGANVLLLDEPTNDLDTETLSALEDALTRFPGCAVIISHDRFFLDRIATHILAYEGDSQVVWFEGNYEDYEADRRRRLGDDADTPTRLKYKPLER
- a CDS encoding 3'-5' exonuclease codes for the protein MPANQRRAFRGLIAGIGLSVVLGVVIVGTILMRYDPPGWVWLAGGAFTMAALLLLAAALVLTNSLFNDIERLRGDVMVAASGLRKMPPSWSAKPGQTDELIRLADAVGDLGAKGHAARTAVEERLNAILATLDDALLVVTATGVVSLFNHSALARFGDERLHLGASVFVLLQQASLMPLLEKAAKDTGSTVACDVGISDGSVANMRATALTDGGYILVLPGPADAEPQGGAGAVEHDMHLHDATPVAVAVTDDTPLGELPILVLDCETTGLNTASDRMVSVGAIRLHGTEPYPQSAIDLVVNPGQPIPSLAASVHGITDALVVDAPVFADIWPLLAPRFENTILVGHHIGFDIAIIERELRLAGLSWTRPPSLDTAALHQLVHGGAGVPALDDAAADYQIDVFGRHSALGDALVTAKLYGHLVEDLKARDVKSWSVLLTSLRG
- a CDS encoding class I SAM-dependent methyltransferase; the encoded protein is MTFKDHFSTQAATYAAARPRYPDGLFAYLADASPARDAVLDVATGNGQAALSLAKHFRQVTGIDGSQNQIDNATPAENVHYECAKADALPLPDESVDLVTVAQALHWFPLEEFYAEARRVLRPKGLIAAITYNTPRFDSPDINDAVDILYEDILGPYWPPERRHVEAGYTDLPFPFDPITVPDFEMTTQWSLEMLTEYVNSWSATNIYKRETGIDPVPDAMPKIKEVWGSPDRIRLVRFPLSVIAGRA
- a CDS encoding tryptophan 7-halogenase, which encodes MNSVDVLVIGAGPAGCMAAIGALKENPELRVVIVDKDPGERHRIGEILLTNTMMELDRFDLVPEIKAAQERHGWGRKFGFTFVHGKDRSPWRVHNSDPWVADVDRGDYPEELVAEDGDWYTMMVPRHEFDRTLLDIAIKRGAKFIPAKVKDLRIASQGEHTMVMGASLEHPDGTEEKIRPAQVVDASGQAAIIPKKIGKRVPLSIRAMSSRYTYFSKIEYEEAEKLGFYKEGSNIISFGRGWAWIARLKDDLISVGIVSDEWEGGFFKRLNDMPEAKLFKFDQANVVDYLGNPQDPDHHYRHPDYSYESTVTSGANWIAVGDAARFLDPLLSQGVTLCVSFGGLAGRTVAQVLAGERDDAQGSYNEIHEHYRAEVKALQHVISLWYRPEDEHCPKEWMKAATEIREIFDRPINSDIQSFRWVANLENVHMLMTGHKETDVVDRLLKLKDREFAD